In the Carboxydothermus hydrogenoformans Z-2901 genome, one interval contains:
- the tuf gene encoding elongation factor Tu produces the protein MAKAKFERVKPHVNIGTIGHVDHGKTTLTAAITTVLAKKGLAQQKRYDEIDNAPEERERGITINTAHVEYETEKRHYAHVDCPGHADYVKNMITGAAQMDGAILVVSAADGPMPQTREHILLARQVGVPYIVVFLNKADMVDDPELMELVEMEVRDLLSTYEFPGDEVPVVAGSALKALECGCGKEDCPWCGKILELMDKVDEYIPTPQRDVDKPFLMPVEDVFTITGRGTVATGRVERGRITIGEEVEIVGLMDAPRKTVVTGLEMFRKVLDEAVAGDNIGALLRGVDRKEIERGQVLAKPGTIKPHRKFFAEVYVLTKEEGGRHTPFFNGYRPQFYFRTTDVTGVIHLPEGVEMVMPGDNVKIHIELITPIAIEEGLRFAIREGGRTVGAGVVTAIEE, from the coding sequence ATGGCGAAGGCGAAATTTGAGCGGGTAAAACCGCACGTAAACATTGGGACGATAGGTCACGTAGACCACGGGAAGACCACCTTGACCGCAGCAATTACTACGGTGCTGGCGAAGAAGGGATTAGCCCAGCAAAAGAGGTACGATGAGATTGACAATGCTCCGGAAGAAAGGGAAAGAGGAATTACCATTAATACAGCGCATGTGGAGTATGAGACCGAGAAGCGGCACTATGCCCACGTAGACTGTCCGGGACACGCTGACTACGTAAAGAACATGATAACTGGAGCGGCGCAGATGGACGGAGCTATCCTGGTTGTGTCTGCAGCCGATGGTCCGATGCCGCAGACGCGGGAGCACATTTTGTTAGCCCGTCAGGTAGGAGTTCCCTATATTGTAGTATTTTTAAACAAAGCGGACATGGTAGATGATCCGGAGTTAATGGAGCTTGTAGAGATGGAAGTGCGGGATCTTTTAAGCACGTACGAGTTTCCGGGGGATGAAGTACCGGTAGTAGCGGGGTCGGCATTGAAGGCATTGGAGTGCGGTTGCGGGAAAGAAGATTGTCCGTGGTGTGGGAAGATATTGGAGTTAATGGACAAGGTAGACGAATACATTCCGACACCGCAGCGGGATGTAGATAAGCCGTTCTTAATGCCGGTAGAGGACGTATTTACCATTACCGGACGTGGGACGGTTGCGACCGGCCGGGTAGAGCGGGGACGGATAACCATAGGAGAAGAAGTGGAGATAGTAGGATTGATGGATGCTCCGCGGAAGACGGTAGTAACGGGACTGGAGATGTTCCGGAAGGTATTAGACGAAGCGGTAGCAGGGGACAACATAGGAGCGTTATTACGGGGAGTAGACCGGAAGGAAATCGAGCGGGGGCAGGTATTGGCGAAGCCTGGTACGATAAAGCCGCACCGGAAGTTTTTTGCGGAGGTATACGTATTGACGAAGGAAGAAGGGGGACGGCACACACCGTTCTTTAATGGATACCGGCCGCAGTTTTACTTCCGGACGACGGACGTAACGGGAGTAATCCATTTACCAGAAGGTGTAGAGATGGTAATGCCCGGGGATAACGTAAAGATTCATATTGAGCTTATCACACCGATTGCTATTGAAGAAGGATTGAGATTTGCTATTCGGGAAGGTGGCAGAACTGTAGGCGCGGGCGTTGTTACCGCGATCGAAGAGTAA
- the sigH gene encoding RNA polymerase sporulation sigma factor SigH produces MGLSISAEKKMEYCYDYMSDEEIVEWARAGDEQALEYIINKYKNFVRSKARAYFLIGADREDIIQEGMIGLYKAVRDFRPDKLSSFRAFAELCVTRQIITAIKTATRQKHIPLNSYVSLNKPIYDEDSDRTLMDVLSGVKVADPEELIISREEFADIEGKMNEILSSLEWKVLIYYLEGKSYQEIACELNRHVKSIDNALQRVKRKLEKYLECREAE; encoded by the coding sequence ATGGGCTTGAGTATAAGTGCCGAGAAAAAAATGGAGTACTGTTATGATTACATGAGCGATGAAGAGATTGTGGAGTGGGCTCGAGCAGGAGATGAGCAAGCCCTCGAATATATCATTAACAAGTATAAAAATTTTGTTCGGTCCAAAGCTCGTGCCTATTTTTTAATTGGAGCGGACCGAGAAGATATTATTCAAGAAGGTATGATAGGTTTATATAAGGCTGTTCGTGACTTTAGGCCGGACAAGCTTTCTTCCTTCCGAGCCTTTGCCGAGCTTTGCGTTACCCGACAAATTATTACTGCAATTAAAACTGCCACCCGGCAAAAGCATATTCCCTTAAATTCGTATGTTTCATTAAATAAACCAATCTACGATGAAGACTCGGATCGAACTTTAATGGATGTACTTTCGGGAGTAAAGGTAGCTGATCCGGAGGAATTGATTATTAGTCGGGAAGAGTTTGCGGATATTGAAGGAAAGATGAACGAAATATTAAGTTCTTTGGAGTGGAAGGTTTTAATTTATTACCTGGAAGGAAAGTCATACCAGGAAATAGCTTGCGAGTTAAATCGGCATGTAAAATCCATTGATAATGCATTACAGCGGGTAAAAAGAAAGCTTGAGAAATATTTGGAGTGCAGAGAGGCTGAATAG
- a CDS encoding NYN domain-containing protein has protein sequence MAEYVLIDGYNLLFNWPELNKLKDETSLEHAREVLKERLINYRALTGREVIIVYDAHQQKESRREFFEAGITVVFTESGETADHFIEKKVQELLPGNRVYVVTQDELQQKLIFGYGALRISLRELLNDLKIEEKKAKELLNKVLPQRLEDRIDQQVKTKLEKLRKGKM, from the coding sequence ATGGCTGAATATGTTTTAATTGATGGTTACAATCTTTTATTTAATTGGCCGGAATTAAATAAGTTAAAAGATGAAACTTCCCTAGAACATGCCAGGGAAGTTTTAAAAGAGAGGTTAATAAACTACCGGGCTTTAACGGGGCGGGAAGTAATTATAGTTTATGATGCTCACCAGCAAAAGGAAAGCCGCAGGGAATTTTTTGAGGCGGGAATAACGGTAGTCTTTACCGAAAGTGGTGAGACGGCAGATCATTTTATTGAAAAAAAAGTCCAGGAACTGCTTCCTGGGAATCGGGTTTACGTAGTGACCCAGGATGAATTACAGCAAAAATTAATTTTCGGCTATGGAGCATTAAGGATATCTTTGAGGGAACTTTTAAATGACCTCAAAATTGAAGAGAAAAAAGCTAAAGAATTGCTTAACAAAGTTTTGCCGCAGCGGTTGGAGGATCGAATTGACCAGCAGGTCAAAACAAAACTTGAAAAACTACGAAAAGGGAAAATGTAA
- the rlmB gene encoding 23S rRNA (guanosine(2251)-2'-O)-methyltransferase RlmB: protein MERIYGVNPVREALMKGIVNKLYLSRETKDKNIRELLLLARENKVPVVEVPREKLHAKSQGVEADISPVKYVEIDDILAIAERKAEPLFILVLNHLEDPQNLGAILRSAEAFGVHGVIIPKRRAVQVTGAVAKASAGAYLKVPVARCTNVAETLRYLKEKGAWVVGADAKSKASLWDTDFKLPLALVIGGENVGLTSHILRECDFTVSIPMVGTINSLNASVAAALLMAEVVRQRRG from the coding sequence TTGGAGCGGATTTACGGTGTAAACCCGGTTAGAGAAGCCCTAATGAAAGGAATCGTTAATAAACTGTATTTATCCCGGGAGACAAAAGACAAAAATATCAGGGAGTTGCTGCTTTTGGCCCGGGAAAATAAAGTACCGGTAGTGGAAGTTCCCAGGGAAAAACTTCATGCCAAATCCCAGGGTGTGGAAGCGGATATTTCTCCAGTTAAATATGTGGAAATCGATGATATTTTGGCAATTGCTGAACGCAAAGCAGAACCACTTTTTATTTTGGTTTTAAATCATTTGGAAGACCCCCAGAATTTAGGGGCAATTTTACGTTCGGCTGAAGCTTTTGGGGTGCACGGAGTAATAATACCAAAACGCCGGGCGGTGCAGGTAACCGGAGCTGTGGCTAAAGCTTCTGCAGGAGCGTATTTGAAAGTTCCCGTTGCCCGTTGTACCAATGTTGCCGAAACTTTACGTTATTTAAAAGAAAAGGGAGCCTGGGTGGTGGGGGCAGATGCAAAAAGTAAGGCTTCTCTGTGGGATACTGATTTTAAGCTCCCTTTAGCCTTGGTGATTGGTGGAGAAAATGTGGGGTTAACTTCGCATATATTAAGAGAGTGTGATTTTACCGTAAGCATACCAATGGTGGGAACGATTAATTCTTTAAATGCTTCGGTAGCCGCAGCTCTTTTAATGGCCGAAGTGGTGAGGCAGAGAAGGGGATAA
- the thyX gene encoding FAD-dependent thymidylate synthase — translation MKVSLLTYTQEPERTVAAAARLCYSPVGVEEILEKMDEERQKNFIKKLWDLNHLSPFEHVSFTFGIEGVSRALTHQLVRHRIASFSQQSQRYVVEQNFNFLIPPTIANSSQALEIYQQVLRAIKEGYLKLIEMGIPAEDARYLLPNAAETKIVVTMNARELLHFFEVRLCSRAQHEIRTLARKMLEEVRKVAPILFEKAGPLCETRGVCFEGPMSCGRLNLQDEGGS, via the coding sequence ATGAAGGTGAGCTTACTTACTTATACCCAAGAGCCGGAGCGGACGGTGGCAGCGGCCGCCCGGCTTTGTTATTCTCCGGTAGGGGTAGAGGAAATTTTAGAAAAAATGGATGAGGAGAGGCAAAAAAATTTTATAAAAAAACTTTGGGATTTAAATCACCTTTCGCCTTTCGAACACGTAAGTTTCACCTTTGGCATTGAAGGGGTAAGTCGCGCTTTAACCCACCAGTTAGTTCGCCACCGGATTGCTAGTTTCAGTCAGCAGAGTCAGCGTTATGTGGTGGAACAAAACTTTAATTTTTTAATCCCCCCTACCATTGCCAACAGTAGCCAAGCCTTAGAAATTTATCAGCAGGTTTTAAGAGCGATAAAGGAAGGGTATCTTAAATTAATAGAGATGGGAATTCCCGCGGAAGATGCCCGTTACCTTCTTCCCAATGCGGCGGAGACGAAAATCGTTGTTACCATGAATGCCAGGGAACTTCTGCATTTTTTTGAGGTTCGGCTTTGTAGCCGGGCCCAACATGAAATAAGAACTTTGGCCCGGAAAATGTTAGAAGAGGTGCGGAAGGTAGCTCCGATTTTATTTGAAAAAGCTGGGCCGCTTTGTGAAACCCGCGGAGTATGTTTTGAAGGACCTATGTCCTGCGGCAGGCTGAATTTGCAAGATGAGGGAGGTAGTTAA
- a CDS encoding Mini-ribonuclease 3, which produces MEAKEYSPLALAYLGDAVYELLTREYVLERYGGKMGEVHKKSVSLVNARQQALAGELIEEYLTSEEREIFRRGRNAKGNYPRNVEVVVYRRSTGLEAVFGFLYLKGNIVRIKELFGLIVKLLENQGEAR; this is translated from the coding sequence ATGGAAGCTAAAGAATATTCTCCTCTGGCTTTAGCGTATCTTGGCGATGCGGTTTATGAACTATTAACCCGGGAATACGTTTTGGAACGATATGGCGGAAAAATGGGGGAAGTTCACAAAAAATCAGTTTCTCTGGTAAATGCCCGGCAGCAAGCTTTAGCTGGAGAACTAATTGAGGAGTATCTAACTTCCGAAGAAAGGGAAATATTCCGGCGGGGACGAAATGCCAAGGGAAATTATCCGCGTAATGTAGAAGTGGTGGTTTATCGTCGGAGTACCGGTTTAGAAGCGGTCTTTGGTTTTTTGTACTTAAAAGGGAATATTGTTCGAATTAAAGAACTTTTTGGATTGATAGTAAAGTTACTTGAAAATCAGGGGGAAGCCAGATGA
- the cysS gene encoding cysteine--tRNA ligase, giving the protein MKIYNTLTKTKEEFIPREPGKVYMYVCGPTTYNYIHIGNARPIVFFDTVRRYFEYKGFEVIYVQNFTDIDDKIINRALEEGISPIELGQKYIIEYFKDADRLGVKRATVHPKVTEHIPEIIEMVKGLIEKGYAYEVEGNVYFAVDSFSDYGKLSGRDLEELKAGARVEVDEKKKNPLDFALWKKAKPGEPYWESPWGPGRPGWHIECSAMSLKYLGENFDIHGGGADLVFPHHENEVAQSEAFTGKPFARYWMHNGFITVNQEKMSKSLGNFFLVREILEKFPGRVVRFFLLSTHYRSPLDFDDKKLNEAKAALERVDNFVQNLKEVNPLPGEARIEIQEKITNFLRDFNEAMEDDFNTAQAMASLFELVRFGNTQIASGNLTAGDKKLFEEALNVYTQVFGIEFGVLEKIAGEDITPFVELLIEVRARLKKEKKYDLADFIRDELKKQGIILEDTPKGVRWKRV; this is encoded by the coding sequence GTGAAAATTTATAATACTCTCACCAAAACCAAAGAAGAATTTATTCCCCGGGAACCGGGGAAGGTATATATGTACGTTTGCGGTCCGACCACCTATAACTACATTCATATAGGGAATGCCCGCCCCATAGTTTTTTTTGATACCGTAAGGCGGTACTTTGAGTATAAAGGCTTTGAAGTAATTTATGTCCAGAATTTTACGGATATTGATGATAAAATTATTAACCGGGCTTTAGAGGAAGGAATTTCCCCTATTGAACTTGGGCAAAAATACATTATTGAGTATTTTAAAGATGCTGATCGCCTTGGAGTAAAAAGGGCAACGGTTCATCCCAAAGTTACCGAGCATATACCGGAAATAATTGAAATGGTAAAAGGCTTAATTGAAAAAGGATATGCTTATGAAGTAGAGGGAAATGTTTATTTTGCGGTGGATAGTTTTTCCGATTACGGCAAACTATCTGGTCGGGATTTAGAAGAATTAAAGGCCGGAGCCCGGGTGGAAGTAGATGAGAAAAAGAAAAATCCTCTGGATTTTGCCCTCTGGAAAAAAGCAAAACCGGGGGAACCGTATTGGGAAAGCCCCTGGGGTCCAGGAAGACCGGGATGGCATATCGAATGTTCTGCGATGTCTTTAAAATATTTGGGAGAAAATTTTGATATCCACGGCGGGGGAGCTGATTTGGTATTTCCCCACCATGAAAACGAAGTTGCGCAAAGCGAAGCTTTTACCGGAAAGCCTTTTGCTCGTTACTGGATGCATAACGGTTTTATAACCGTAAATCAGGAAAAAATGAGTAAATCCCTGGGTAATTTCTTTTTGGTGAGGGAAATCCTGGAGAAGTTTCCGGGAAGGGTGGTGCGTTTTTTCCTCCTCTCGACTCATTATCGAAGCCCTTTGGATTTTGATGATAAAAAACTTAATGAAGCTAAAGCGGCTTTGGAGCGAGTTGATAACTTTGTGCAAAATTTAAAAGAAGTTAATCCTTTGCCCGGAGAGGCCAGGATAGAAATTCAGGAAAAAATTACAAATTTTTTGCGCGATTTTAATGAAGCTATGGAAGACGACTTTAATACCGCCCAGGCTATGGCATCACTGTTTGAGCTGGTAAGGTTTGGAAATACGCAAATAGCAAGCGGGAATCTAACCGCCGGAGATAAAAAACTATTTGAAGAAGCATTAAACGTTTATACCCAGGTTTTTGGTATCGAATTTGGTGTTTTGGAAAAGATAGCCGGAGAAGATATAACGCCGTTTGTGGAGCTATTAATTGAAGTTCGGGCCAGACTTAAAAAAGAAAAAAAGTATGACCTGGCCGATTTCATCAGGGATGAACTAAAAAAACAGGGAATCATTTTAGAAGATACTCCTAAGGGCGTGCGCTGGAAGAGGGTTTAG
- the cysE gene encoding serine O-acetyltransferase, which produces MFGWYRRLKRDIQVVFERDPAVKSVWEVLLCYPGFHAIQFHRIAHFFYKKRWFVLARFISQISRFLTGIEIHPGAKIGEGLFIDHGMGVVIGETAEIGDNVTIYQGVTLGGTGKEKGKRHPTIGNNVVISAGAKILGSFKVGDNSKIGAGSVVLKEVPPNSTVVGVPGKVVIRDGKRVDEEIDLRHDLLPDPIAEMLMCMHRKIERLEKRIAELEEERKRENL; this is translated from the coding sequence ATGTTTGGGTGGTATCGCCGACTAAAAAGAGATATTCAGGTGGTTTTTGAAAGGGACCCAGCGGTTAAAAGCGTTTGGGAAGTTTTGTTGTGTTATCCTGGTTTTCATGCCATTCAGTTTCACCGTATAGCCCACTTTTTTTATAAAAAGCGCTGGTTTGTTTTAGCCAGATTTATTTCCCAAATTTCAAGATTTTTAACCGGAATAGAAATTCATCCGGGGGCTAAAATTGGCGAAGGATTGTTTATTGATCATGGGATGGGTGTAGTAATTGGTGAAACGGCTGAGATTGGTGATAATGTAACCATTTATCAAGGTGTTACCCTGGGCGGAACTGGTAAGGAAAAGGGTAAGCGCCATCCAACTATTGGAAATAATGTGGTGATCAGTGCCGGAGCAAAAATTTTAGGCTCCTTCAAAGTAGGTGACAACTCTAAAATTGGAGCTGGTTCAGTAGTGTTAAAAGAAGTTCCTCCCAACTCTACAGTGGTGGGTGTTCCGGGTAAAGTGGTGATTAGGGACGGCAAACGGGTTGATGAGGAAATCGACCTTCGCCACGATCTGTTACCGGACCCGATTGCTGAGATGTTGATGTGTATGCACCGGAAGATAGAAAGGTTGGAAAAGAGAATTGCCGAGCTTGAGGAGGAAAGAAAACGTGAAAATTTATAA
- the gltX gene encoding glutamate--tRNA ligase, which yields MVRVRFAPSPTGPLHIGGARSALFNYLFARKNNGVFIVRIEDTDLERSSRESEKNILESLKWLGITWDEGIEVGGENGPYRQTERLDLYQKYAQKLIEEGFAYYCFCTEEELEEERKNLLAKGEMPRYLGKCRNLTPEQKEKYLAEGRKPTVRFKVPAGRTIVINDLVRGVVSFETDGIGDFIIVKSDGIPTYNFAVVIDDVTMGITHVLRGEEHLSNTPRQILIYEALGFKIPEFAHISLILGKDRTKMSKRHGATSVENYREKGYLPEALVNFLALLGWSPGTEEEIFTMEQLIERFSLDRVAKNPAIFDLDKLNWINGYYIRNSELSRIVELSLPFFQSCGYVSQNPTEEEMRKLTKVVEATREYVVTLSELPEHAAIFYQKELAFEEEAKTLLADEEARNILRKVADKLREIPGSEEEEIKGFLKKLPKELGVGGKKVYMPLRAALTGKTHGPELYQVIAILGPAEAERRIMNLFN from the coding sequence ATGGTTAGAGTACGGTTTGCACCAAGTCCTACCGGACCTCTACACATTGGGGGAGCAAGGTCCGCACTTTTTAACTACCTCTTTGCACGGAAAAATAACGGGGTTTTTATCGTACGGATTGAAGATACAGACTTAGAACGCTCCAGTAGGGAGTCTGAAAAAAATATTTTGGAAAGTCTCAAATGGCTTGGGATTACCTGGGATGAAGGAATTGAGGTGGGGGGTGAAAATGGCCCTTACCGCCAGACCGAAAGGCTTGATCTCTATCAAAAGTATGCCCAGAAGCTTATTGAAGAAGGTTTCGCTTACTACTGTTTTTGTACCGAAGAAGAATTGGAAGAAGAACGAAAGAACCTTTTGGCAAAAGGGGAAATGCCCCGTTATCTCGGAAAATGTCGAAACTTAACCCCTGAACAAAAAGAGAAATATTTAGCTGAAGGGCGAAAACCAACGGTGCGCTTTAAAGTGCCTGCTGGAAGAACAATAGTTATAAACGACCTTGTTCGTGGTGTCGTAAGTTTTGAAACCGATGGTATTGGTGACTTTATTATTGTAAAATCGGACGGTATACCAACTTATAATTTTGCTGTGGTAATTGATGATGTGACCATGGGGATTACCCATGTTTTGCGGGGCGAAGAGCATCTTTCCAATACTCCCCGACAGATACTCATTTATGAAGCTTTAGGCTTTAAGATTCCGGAATTTGCCCATATTTCGCTTATTCTTGGGAAAGACCGGACGAAAATGTCCAAGCGACACGGGGCTACTTCGGTGGAAAACTACCGGGAAAAGGGTTATTTGCCGGAAGCTCTGGTAAACTTTTTAGCTTTATTAGGGTGGTCGCCGGGGACGGAAGAAGAGATTTTTACGATGGAACAGTTAATTGAACGCTTTTCTTTAGATAGGGTAGCTAAAAATCCAGCTATTTTTGACCTGGATAAGTTAAACTGGATAAACGGTTATTACATTCGCAATTCGGAGCTTTCCCGGATTGTGGAATTAAGTCTTCCCTTTTTCCAAAGCTGTGGTTATGTCTCACAAAACCCCACGGAAGAGGAAATGCGTAAGCTAACCAAAGTAGTAGAAGCAACCCGGGAATATGTTGTAACTTTGTCGGAACTTCCCGAACATGCTGCAATTTTTTACCAAAAGGAACTTGCCTTTGAGGAGGAAGCCAAAACTTTATTGGCTGATGAAGAAGCACGCAATATCTTAAGGAAAGTTGCTGATAAATTAAGGGAAATACCCGGTTCGGAGGAAGAAGAAATAAAAGGATTTTTAAAGAAACTTCCAAAAGAGCTTGGGGTTGGCGGTAAAAAAGTTTACATGCCCCTGCGGGCGGCTTTAACCGGTAAAACTCACGGACCGGAGTTATATCAAGTTATAGCCATTCTTGGGCCAGCGGAAGCAGAGCGGCGTATTATGAATTTATTTAATTAA
- the ispF gene encoding 2-C-methyl-D-erythritol 2,4-cyclodiphosphate synthase, producing the protein MIRIGFGYDVHPLVEGRKLIIGGVEIPFTKGLLGHSDADVLYHAIADAFLGSLALGDIGQLFPDNDERYRGIDSGLLLQEVYRRVRERGYCLNNLDAVIVAQKPKLLPFIQKMRENLAVLLNTAIENISVKATTTEGLGFAGREEGIAAYAVITVKEVLENG; encoded by the coding sequence ATGATTAGAATAGGTTTTGGTTATGACGTACATCCTTTGGTGGAAGGACGAAAACTGATTATTGGGGGCGTGGAGATCCCTTTTACCAAAGGCCTTTTGGGTCACTCCGATGCGGATGTTTTATATCACGCCATTGCCGATGCCTTTTTAGGGTCACTGGCGTTAGGTGATATTGGTCAGCTTTTTCCCGATAACGATGAACGTTACCGGGGTATTGATAGCGGTTTACTTTTACAGGAAGTATATCGCAGGGTTAGAGAACGGGGTTACTGCCTGAACAATCTTGATGCGGTAATCGTAGCCCAAAAGCCAAAACTTTTACCGTTTATCCAAAAAATGCGGGAAAATTTAGCGGTATTGTTAAATACCGCAATAGAAAACATTAGCGTTAAAGCTACTACTACCGAAGGCTTGGGGTTTGCCGGTCGGGAAGAAGGAATTGCTGCTTATGCGGTAATTACAGTCAAGGAGGTTTTGGAAAATGGTTAG
- the ispD gene encoding 2-C-methyl-D-erythritol 4-phosphate cytidylyltransferase yields MEKIGVIVTAGGAGRRFGGEKPKQFLELSGIPVIIITLKRMVNLPIVGQVVLTVPENYIEVAGDLLSRYNLAGIKLTAGGTTRRESVLRGIRALTGNFSIIAVHDGVRPFFPKGALSEGVKKLSEGYGGAILAVPLRDTVKEVKDNVVISTLDRSRLYAVQTPQIFRREALLKGHALGEKQHLDAVDDSILVELCGETVAVIPGDYKNLKITWPEDLEFAEFLFTRYFAKELL; encoded by the coding sequence GTGGAGAAAATAGGAGTAATTGTTACCGCCGGGGGAGCAGGGCGCCGTTTTGGCGGCGAAAAGCCCAAACAGTTTCTTGAACTTTCCGGGATACCGGTTATAATTATTACTTTAAAGAGAATGGTTAACTTACCTATTGTAGGACAGGTGGTTTTAACGGTACCGGAAAACTACATAGAAGTTGCAGGGGATTTGCTTTCTCGGTATAATTTAGCAGGAATAAAATTAACGGCAGGAGGAACTACCCGTAGGGAGTCGGTATTGCGGGGAATTAGGGCATTAACGGGAAATTTTTCTATTATTGCCGTGCACGATGGAGTACGGCCTTTTTTTCCAAAAGGGGCTTTGAGCGAAGGGGTTAAAAAACTATCCGAAGGTTATGGAGGGGCAATTTTGGCTGTACCCCTTAGGGATACAGTTAAAGAAGTAAAGGATAATGTCGTTATCTCCACTTTAGACCGGAGCCGACTTTATGCGGTTCAAACTCCCCAGATTTTTCGGCGAGAGGCCTTGCTAAAAGGGCATGCCTTAGGGGAAAAGCAACATTTAGATGCAGTGGATGATAGTATTTTGGTGGAACTTTGCGGTGAAACGGTAGCGGTTATTCCCGGGGATTATAAAAATTTAAAAATTACCTGGCCGGAAGACCTGGAATTTGCTGAGTTTTTATTTACCCGCTATTTTGCAAAGGAGTTATTATGA
- a CDS encoding PIN/TRAM domain-containing protein has translation MAEKIFRIFFSIVIGGIFATIGYYLEVIPLADILAIPPYGMYLSWTVLGIFGLIIGALTAPFVWHKGLALTEWLEVKITKMPVADIVSGTFGLIVGLIIANLLRNVILSIPLIPWITNTIWIMLTVVLCYLGLRVSVKKREELFGLLNFLPKIKKSGDDLGVNNQNAKILDTSVIIDGRILDLCRSGFIEGSLIVPSFVIDELRHIADSSDNLKRTRGRRGLDILNQLKNSFPVEIVDIPENNGEEVDVRLVKLAQKLKAKILTHDYNLNKVAELQGVKVLNINELANAIKPVVIPGEEMEVMVIKEGKEQGQGVGYLDDGTMIVVEGGKKYIGQQINIVVTSVLQTAAGRLIFGKPKEKQ, from the coding sequence TTGGCGGAAAAAATTTTTCGAATTTTTTTCTCCATAGTAATTGGCGGAATCTTCGCAACCATCGGGTATTACCTTGAAGTTATACCTTTAGCTGACATCTTAGCAATACCGCCCTATGGCATGTATCTTAGCTGGACGGTTTTAGGCATTTTTGGCCTTATAATTGGAGCCTTAACTGCTCCTTTTGTTTGGCATAAAGGACTGGCTTTGACCGAGTGGCTTGAGGTAAAAATTACCAAAATGCCGGTTGCGGATATTGTTAGCGGTACTTTTGGACTTATTGTTGGCTTAATTATTGCCAACCTTTTAAGAAATGTAATTTTATCTATTCCTTTAATTCCGTGGATTACCAATACTATCTGGATTATGTTAACCGTTGTTTTATGCTACTTGGGTTTAAGGGTGTCGGTTAAAAAAAGGGAAGAGCTCTTTGGCCTTTTGAACTTTCTTCCCAAAATTAAAAAATCGGGGGATGATCTGGGGGTAAATAACCAAAATGCCAAAATTCTTGATACCAGTGTTATTATCGATGGCAGAATTTTAGATTTATGCCGCAGCGGTTTTATTGAAGGAAGCTTAATAGTACCTTCTTTTGTGATAGATGAACTGCGCCATATCGCTGATTCTTCGGATAATTTAAAACGTACTCGGGGCCGAAGAGGACTGGATATTTTAAATCAGTTGAAAAACTCTTTTCCTGTAGAAATTGTTGATATTCCGGAAAACAATGGTGAGGAAGTGGATGTTAGATTAGTAAAGCTTGCGCAAAAATTAAAAGCCAAAATTTTGACTCACGATTATAATTTAAATAAAGTTGCCGAGTTACAGGGAGTAAAAGTTTTAAACATTAATGAACTGGCCAATGCCATAAAACCGGTAGTAATTCCCGGAGAAGAAATGGAAGTAATGGTGATTAAAGAAGGGAAGGAACAGGGACAAGGAGTAGGATATTTGGATGACGGAACGATGATTGTGGTGGAAGGAGGAAAAAAGTACATAGGGCAACAAATAAATATAGTGGTTACTTCCGTTTTACAAACTGCCGCGGGAAGACTTATCTTTGGCAAACCCAAGGAAAAGCAGTAG
- a CDS encoding CarD family transcriptional regulator — protein MFKVGAKVVYPMHGAGIIREIEERLAADRVMKYYVLSFWATNMILWLPVEKVERVGLRPVIGKDMVEKVFAVLKEGEEKIHSNWNKRYKNHVDKIKSNDILAIADVVRDLRRREKVKGLSTGEKKLLESARQILVSELILVLEEDEEKVLAMIEEAITIT, from the coding sequence ATGTTTAAAGTGGGAGCTAAGGTTGTTTATCCTATGCATGGAGCCGGTATAATTCGGGAAATTGAAGAACGATTAGCCGCTGATCGGGTAATGAAATACTATGTGCTCTCTTTTTGGGCGACAAACATGATTCTATGGCTTCCGGTGGAAAAAGTGGAAAGGGTAGGGCTTAGACCGGTCATTGGAAAAGATATGGTGGAAAAGGTTTTTGCGGTATTGAAAGAGGGGGAGGAAAAAATTCATTCTAACTGGAATAAAAGATATAAAAATCATGTGGATAAGATTAAAAGCAACGATATTTTAGCCATTGCCGATGTAGTGCGAGACTTACGTCGAAGGGAAAAAGTTAAGGGCTTGTCAACGGGAGAAAAAAAGCTTTTAGAAAGTGCTCGACAAATTTTAGTAAGTGAGCTTATTCTAGTGTTAGAGGAAGACGAGGAAAAGGTTTTAGCGATGATTGAAGAAGCTATCACTATCACTTAA